In the Malaya genurostris strain Urasoe2022 chromosome 1, Malgen_1.1, whole genome shotgun sequence genome, one interval contains:
- the LOC131436364 gene encoding mitochondrial inner membrane protease subunit 1, with amino-acid sequence MFKTLSKVAGICGYVIQYGCITHCTFEYLGDFVVCVGPSMEPTLHTNNILITDRISPRMGNLQRGDIIISRNPTNPTQHVCKRIIGVPGDRIMTKASFNLNPLSNTYTIHSTVVSKSINSPPGGEEKLRQKMDAISDSVTTGPIRSGGAENMSSVSGTEENHQSEIRIAIVTVPRGHLWIEGDNVHNSSDSRNYGPVPIGLVKSRAVCRIWPLTEVELLV; translated from the exons ATGTTCAAAACACTGTCGAAAGTCGCCGGTATCTGCGGTTACGTTATCCAGTACGGCTGCATAACGCACTGCACGTTTGAATATTTGGGTGATTTTGTTGTG TGTGTGGGACCGTCAATGGAACCGACGCTTCATACCAACAATATTCTAATCACGGATCGTATCAGTCCACGGATGGGGAATCTACAGCGTGGTGACATCATCATCAGTAGGAATCCCACGAATCCGACGCAGCACGTTTGCAAGCGGATTATTGGAGTTCCAGGAGATCGTATTATGACTAAAGCCTCGTTCAACCTAAACCCACTGTCCAACACGTATACCATTCACAGTACCGTCGTGTCGAAATCGATCAATAGCCCCCCGGGGGGTGAGGAAAAATTGCGCCAAAAAATGGATGCCATTTCCGATTCCGTCACTACCGGGCCCATCCGAAGTGGCGGAGCAGAGAATATGTCATCGGTTTCCGGGACGGAAGAAAACCACCAGTCGGAAATTCGAATTGCCATCGTGACGGTGCCGAGAGGTCACCTCTGGATCGAGGGAGACAACGTGCACAACAGTTCCGACTCCAGAAACTATGGTCCGGTTCCGATCGGACTGGTCAAAAGTAGGGCCGTGTGCCGGATTTGGCCACTGACGGAGGTGGAGCTGCTTGTTTAG
- the LOC131436370 gene encoding ubiquitin conjugation factor E4 A, which yields MDNPLQQKANPVDLKINALIEKVFLITLSKDAPKASSNRPQLVYMEEVAQSSGESNLLSMELLEQALFERIILFNPSDYLLPSNVTNAYTETVAETKVILYLFGCFQRNERAINPNDSIAAETCSRMRDLILRNACTSLKQPELFEGQNLSSQLLDIFKLSEDDQPVKARFISETVKEIFADSESEQEGFLVLRKIFESVFAKIMVALRNASLISMERWIMPFLEVFTSDKSNPRLAVLFLDFTTPPEDAQGIIYSESLLGRLLSLSILPRNQNGPYEYFENPLGTNRSAYENLSSSLWNYTKMHLESMHLFIKGFLLLGGDVRSKILTWIGRCLHANAPRGQIWNTHQAQNIFGNLTTAPDSFSVNLAGLLLRLCQPLLKPQLKVLIVDPTYCAVKEPQKQAKGVHMQDTEKETCLLPVDENESRLEADKYNFVTECFFMTHKAIDLGFRVCIEKFFRMNREMHRLQSAYQDTLAGGSAGGSDVGNSIMQMLSSQAQQFLCLQNSLEEPTTDLLLLQFYEASAIWLSQLASRAADRIDGLDKAKGFAPQSIEDVKLPLTNEISKVLKCIPEYIMENIVGYLQFSRHSDSHPLRVNVEVQNSIFTMILVFMGSSERIRNPHLRARLAEGLECLLPKDTETGGFCFSAALFSNHPHRLEIIPNLLRVFVSIEMTGQSVQFEQKFNYRRPMYAIMDYLWKLDEQKQCFRELEREAIRDIEAEDPPIFLRFINLLINDAIFLLDESLSNLQQIRQLQAAQDAGEWTNLPANERQQNVVNLRHLGLLARFDNILGRDTINILQLLTSETKEIFCHSSMVDRVSAMLNYFLLNLTGPKKSNFKVKDKREFEFDPANTVLEICRIYVNLQGCDAFCLAVSQDGRSYSPQLFEYAEQVLTRIGGGQLIGEMQELSARVQQLEAQQKIDEEALVDPPDEFLDPIMSSLMSDPVVLPSSRNTVDRSTIARHLLSDQSDPFNRSPLTMDQVKRNDELKARIDEWIREKRAAHAAKMNTSE from the exons ATGGACAACCCCCTCCAGCAGAAGGCAAATCCAGTGGATCTGAAAATCAATGCTCTGATCGAAAAAGTTTTTCTCATAACGTTGAGCAAGGATGCACCGAAGGCGAGTTCCAATCGTCCGCAGTTGGTTTACATGGAAGAAGTTGCTCAGTCATCCGGAGAAAGTAATCTGCTCAGCATGGAGTTGCTCGAGCAGGCGttgtttgaaagaataattctctTCAATCCGTCGGATTACTTACTACCGAGCAATGTGACCAATGCTTACACGGAAACGGTAGCCGAGACGAAAGTCATACTGTATCTGTTTGGGTGTTTTCAACGAAACGAACGCGCCATCAACCCGAACGATTCCATCGCTGCGGAGACCTGCAGCAGAATGCGGGATTTGATTTTGCGGAATGCGTGCACTTCCTTGAAACAGCCGGAACTGTTCGAAGGACAAAATTTATCTAGCCAGTTGCTGgatattttcaaactatcggagGACGATCAACCGGTGAAGGCAAGGTTCATTTCCGAAACGGTAAAGGAAATTTTTGCCGACTCCGAGAGCGAGCAGGAAGGGTTTTTGGTGCTGAGGAAGATTTTTGAAtcggtttttgcgaaaattaTGGTGGCGTTACGAAACGCCTCGCTCATTAGCATGGAACGGTGGATTATGCCGTTCCTGGAGGTGTTCACCAGTGACAAATCCAATCCCCGGTTAGCTGTTCTGTTTCTGGACTTTACGACACCGCCGGAGGATGCTCAAG GAATTATATACTCCGAGTCGTTGCTGGGTCGGttgctttctctttcgattttgCCCCGAAACCAGAATGGACCGTATGAATATTTTGAGAATCCTCTAGGGACAAACCGGTCCGCTTACGAAAACCTTTCGTCGTCGCTGTGGAACTACACCAAGATGCACCTGGAATCGATGCACCTGTTCATCAAAGGATTCCTGCTGCTAGGCGGAGACGTTCGGAGTAAAATCCTAACGTGGATTGGTCGATGTTTGCACGCCAATGCTCCGCGGGGTCAAATTTGGAACACACATCAGGCGCAGAATATTTTCGGGAATTTGACAACGGCCCCGGATTCGTTCAGTGTGAATCTGGCGGGGCTTCTGTTGCGTTTGTGTCAGCCACTGCTGAAGCCACAGTTGAAGGTTTTGATTGTTGATCCGACCTACTGTGCCGTGAAAGAACCGCAAAAACAGGCCAAAGGAGTTCACATGCAGGATACCGAAAAAGAAACGTGTCTGCTGCCGGTCGATGAAAACGAATCCCGGCTGGAAGCGGACAAGTACAACTTTGTGACGGAATGTTTCTTCATGACCCATAAAGCAATCGATCTGGGGTTTCGTGTTTGCATCGAAAAGTTTTTCCGAATGAATCGTGAAATGCATCGGCTGCAGAGTGCCTACCAGGACACGCTGGCCGGTGGATCGGCTGGCGGATCGGACGTAGGCAATAGCATAATGCAAATGTTGTCCTCACAGGCACAGCAATTCCTGTGTCTGCAGAATTCACTCGAAGAACCAACGACCGACCTGCTGCTGTTGCAGTTTTATGAAGCATCAGCCATTTGGTTGTCTCAGCTGGCGTCCCGCGCGGCCGACAGAATCGACGGGTTGGACAAGGCGAAAGGTTTTGCCCCACAAAGCATAGAAGACGTGAAACTGCCActgacgaatgaaatttccaaagtTTTAAA aTGCATTCCCGAGTACATCATGGAGAACATTGTCGGCTATCTGCAGTTCTCCCGTCACTCCGACAGTCATCCGCTGCGGGTTAACGTGGAAGTCCAGAACAGCATCTTCACCATGATTCTGGTGTTCATGGGTTCGTCGGAGCGCATCCGAAATCCCCATCTGCGGGCACGGCTGGCCGAAGGGCTGGAGTGTCTACTGCCGAAGGACACCGAAACCGGTGGGTTCTGCTTCAGTGCCGCCCTGTTTTCGAACCATCCTCATCGACTGGAAATCATACCGAATCTGCTGCGGGTTTTCGTCAGCATCGAAATGACCGGGCAAAGTGTGCAGTTCGAGCAGAAATTCAACTACCGTCGCCCCATGTATGCCATCATGGATTACCTGTGGAAGTTGGACGAACAGAAGCAGTGTTTCCGGGAATTGGAACGCGAAGCCATTCGGGACATTGAAGCGGAAGATCCGCCCATTTTTCTACGTTTCATCAACCTACTGATTAACGATGCCATCTTTCTGCTGGACGAGTCGCTTAGTAATCTACAGCAGATTAGACAACTGCAAGCCGCTCAGGATGCCGGCGAATGGACCAATCTGCCAGCAAATGAACGGCAACAGAACGTGGTAAATCTGCGGCATCTGGGGTTGCTGGCTCGCTTCGATAACATTCTGGGAAGAGACACCATCAATATTCTGCAGTTGCTCACATCGGAAACGAAGGAAATCTTCTGCCACTCGTCGATGGTTGATCGAGTATCTGCCATGTTGAACTATTTCCTACTGAATCTGACGGGACCGAAGAAGAGCAACTTCAAGGTTAAAGACAAACGCGAGTTCGAGTTCGACCCGGCCAATACGGTGTTGGAAATCTGCCGAATATACGTCAACCTGCAGGGATGTGATGCATTTTGCCTAGCGGTTTCCCAGGATGGCCGATCGTACAGTCCACAGTTATTCGAGTATGCCGAACAGGTGTTGA CCCGCATCGGCGGTGGACAGCTGATAGGAGAAATGCAGGAACTTTCGGCACGGGTCCAGCAGCTCGAGGCACAGCAGAAGATTGACGAGGAAGCGCTTGTCGACCCGCCGGACGAGTTCCTCGATCCGATCATGTCTTCCCTGATGAGCGATCCGGTGGTGCTGCCCAGTTCGCGGAATACCGTGGATCGGTCCACCATCGCGCGGCATCTCCTTTCCGACCAGTCGGACCCGTTCAATCGCTCGCCGCTCACGATGGACCAGGTCAAACGAAACGACGAACTGAAAGCCCGCATCGATGAATGGATCCGCGAGAAACGGGCTGCCCACGCTGCCAAAATGAACACGTCTGAGTAA